In a single window of the Drosophila subpulchrella strain 33 F10 #4 breed RU33 chromosome X, RU_Dsub_v1.1 Primary Assembly, whole genome shotgun sequence genome:
- the LOC119557953 gene encoding uncharacterized protein LOC119557953 has product MSVRLLTVRLIKHGRYILRSYCKRDIHANILDQNQLKTRSKRGFPLPSSAAHVLRTTPQQAAKSVVNVVPRTTSSPAGTPLNASSPSSSSGLFRVGQHARKLFIDNILSRVTTTYSEDLRQRATRKLFFGDSAPFFALIGVSLASGSGVLSKEDELEGVCWEIREAAGRLQRAWNQDEISETLDSKFSIDDLEIGPPIAKGCAAVVYAAGFKKDGASGETSVHPDTEPPQATPAFAPNSWSAHEMMSPLQNMSRFVHNFGGSVDNIFHYSQPSAASDFVGAQEREQEQQQDQDPKSSAFNVNSSANPKINSSVDRYPLALKMMFNYDIQSNALSILRAMYKETVPARQRGMNEASDEWERLLQNQTVALPPHPNIVCMFGFFCDEVRNFPDGHLLYPVAQPQRINPQGYGRNMSLYLLMKRYDHSLRGLLDNQELDTRTRILLLAQMLEAVNHLSRHGVAHRDLKSDNVLIELQDDASPVLVLSDFGCCLADKVHGLRLPYVSHDVDKGGNAALMAPEIFNTMPGPFAVLNYGKADLWACGALAYEIFGSHNPFYSNSGGLARERGELTLSLRNSDYRQEQLPPMSDACPPLLQELVYNILNPNPSKRVSPDIAANVVQLFLWAPSNWLKAGGMPNSSEILQWLLSLTTKIMCEGRPQLGAGPLAMPVATNGRRAYVEYLLICSFLARARLRRIRGALNWIQNVVA; this is encoded by the exons ATGTCTGTGAGACTGCTGACCGTGCGACTGATCAAACATGGTCGCTACATTTTGCGCAGCTATTGTAAACGTGATATACACGCCAACATTTTGGACCAGAATCAATTGAAGACAAGAAGCAAGCGAGGCTTTCCCCTACCCTCCAGCGCCGCCCATGTGCTGCGG ACAACGCCCCAGCAGGCGGCCAAATCGGTGGTCAATGTAGTGCCCCGCACCACCAGTTCCCCGGCGGGAACACCACTGAATGCCAGCtcgcccagcagcagcagtggtCTCTTCCGTGTGGGCCAACATGCCCGCAAACTCTTCATCGACAACATCCTCAGCCGGGTGACCACCACCTATTCGGAGGATCTGCGCCAGCGGGCCACCCGTAAGCTTTTCTTCGGCGATTCTGCACCATTTTTCGCCCTCATCGGCGTTAGTCTGGCCTCCGGATCGGGTGTGCTCAGCAAGGAGGATGAACTGGAGGGCGTGTGCTGGGAGATTCGGGAGGCAGCTGGCCGGCTGCAGAGAGCCTGGAACCAGGACGAGATCTCCGAGACGCTGGACAGCAAGTTCAGCATCGATGACTTGGAAATCGGGCCACCCATTGCCAAAGGTTGTGCCGCTGTCGTTTACGCAGCGGGTTTTAAGAAGGATGGGGCCTCCGGGGAGACATCCGTCCATCCCGATACTGAGCCGCCACAGGCCACTCCCGCCTTTGCGCCGAATAGCTGGAGTGCCCACGAGATGATGTCGCCGCTGCAGAACATGTCGCGCTTTGTCCACAACTTTGGCGGCTCCGTGGACAATATCTTCCACTACAGCCAGCCCTCGGCGGCCAGTGACTTTGTGGGCGCCCAGGAGagggagcaggagcagcagcaggaccAGGACCCCAAAAGCAGTGCCTTCAATGtg AATTCCTCAGCGAATCCAAAGATAAACAGCTCTGTGGACCGCTATCCGCTGGCCCTGAAAATGATGTTTAACTACGACATCCAGAGCAACGCCTTGTCCATCCTGCGTGCCATGTACAAGGAGACAGTGCCGGCCCGTCAGCGGGGCATGAACGAGGCCTCCGACGAGTGGGAACGCTTGCTGCAGAACCAGACGGTTGCCCTGCCGCCGCACCCCAATATAGTCTGCATGTTTGGTTTCTTTTGCGACGAGGTTCGCAACTTTCCCGATGGTCACCTCTTGTACCCGGTCGCGCAGCCGCAAAGGATCAATCCGCAGGGCTATGGGCGCAACATGTCGCTGTATCTGCTGATGAAGCGCTACGACCACAGCCTGCGCGGCCTGCTCGACAACCAGGAGCTGGACACGCGCACTCGCATCCTGCTGCTGGCCCAAATGCTCGAGGCTGTCAACCACCTGAGTCGCCACGGAGTGGCCCATCGAGATCTCAAGTCGGACAATGTGCTTATCGAGCTGCAGGACGATGCCTCGCCGGTGCTGGTGCTTTCGGACTTCGGCTGCTGCCTGGCGGACAAGGTGCACGGCCTGCGCCTGCCGTATGTGTCCCACGACGTGGACAAGGGCGGCAATGCAGCGCTGATGGCACCGGAGATCTTCAACACGATGCCCGGCCCATTTGCCGTGCTCAACTACGGCAAAGCCGATCTGTGGGCATGTGGTGCTCTGGCCTATGAGATCTTCGGCAGCCACAATCCCTTCTACTCGAACAGCGGCGGCCTGGCACGCGAGCGTGGCGAGCTGACTCTGTCGCTGAGGAACAGCGATTACCGGCAGGAGCAGCTGCCTCCGATGAGCGATGCCTGCCCGCCGCTGTTGCAGGAGCTGGTCTACAACATCCTCAATCCCAACCCGTCCAAGCGGGTCAGTCCGGATATTGCGGCAAATGTGGTGCAGCTGTTCCTGTGGGCCCCGTCCAATTGGCTGAAGGCGGGTGGCATGCCCAACAGCTCCGAG ATCCTCCAGTGGCTGCTTTCGCTGACCACCAAGATAATGTGCGAGGGTCGTCCGCAGCTGGGCGCCGGACCGCTGGCGATGCCAGTGGCCACCAATGGACGACGCGCCTACGTGGAGTACCTGCTCATCTGCAGCTTCCTGGCACGCGCCCGGCTGCGTCGCATTCGCGGGGCCCTCAACTGGATCCAGAATGTGGTGGCGTAG